One genomic region from Drosophila subpulchrella strain 33 F10 #4 breed RU33 chromosome 2R, RU_Dsub_v1.1 Primary Assembly, whole genome shotgun sequence encodes:
- the LOC119550054 gene encoding probable H/ACA ribonucleoprotein complex subunit 1 → MGFGKPRGGGGRGFGGGGGGGGRGGGGGNFRSNGGGGGGGFGRGGGGGGFGRGGGGGRGGGRGAFDNGPPERVIPLGDFVYSCQNDLVCKVGIQDVPYFNAPIFLENKEQVGKIDEIFGTVRDYSVSIKLSDNVYANSFKPNQTLYIDPAKLLPIARFLPKPPQPKGAKKAFSGGGGGGGRGGGGGGFGRGGGGRGGGGGRGGGGFRGGNRGGGGGGFNRGRGGGGGGGGGRGRW, encoded by the exons atggGATTCGGTAAACCTCGTGGCGGCGGCGGAAGAGGATTCGGCGGTGGCGGTGGCGGCGGCGGACGCGGAGGCGGAGGCGGCAACTTCAGATCCAAcggaggcggcggcggtggaggATTTGGAAGAGGAGGAGGCGGTGGCGGATTCGGCAGAGGAGGAGGCGGTGGACGTGGAGGTGGCCGTGGAGCGTTTGATAATG gACCCCCGGAGAGAGTTATACCTTTGGGTGACTTCGTCTACTCGTGCCAAAACGACCTTGTGTGCAAAGTTGGTATTCAGGATGTCCCATATTTCAACGCGCCCATATTCCTCGAAAACAAGGAACAAGTGGGCAAAATAGACGAAATCTTTGGAACAGTTCGTGATTACAGCGTGTCCATCAAACTGTCGGACAACGTGTATGCCAACAGTTTCAAGCCAAACCAGACATTGTACATCGACCCTGCAAAGTTATTACCAATTGCAAGATTTCTGCCAAAGCCTCCACAACCAAAAGGAGCGAAGAAAGCCTTCTCaggaggcggcggcggcggtggtcGCGGTGGTGGTGGAGGTGGTTTTGGTCGAGGAGGag GTGGCCGAGGAGGCGGAGGCGGACGAGGTGGTGGCGGATTCAGAGGAGGAAACCGCGGAGGCGGTGGTGGTGGATTCAACAGAGGACgaggaggcggcggcggcggaggaggtGGTCGCGGTAGATGGTAG
- the LOC119551643 gene encoding rab GTPase-binding effector protein 1, with protein sequence MEENETRTEAREPTDLANGEDDATSQHKFSHLQNEMRKMQNEFNTQRAKMRELYMQKEAEVSQSQLERRQLQAELDELKTKCVVADLKSQNELQMKDIKAQEEISSLQQLVQDTIEESAHYKGELEHLKLELAKYQQTHTQAHQHPPQPESSGGIAPQVLSQVKKTLGSVRKLGTDSLNSSFQQEEDTRASSKGNGKQFASEEVEMMHSIVEQLQEEMKALKVKLREQDEQLQAKSATEESALHKSTSMDVAEGHCESCSSAEKKTDELNAHINKQQKQVDLLQKQLVESRETLAKEAALRKDLEDQWQEKREAHKSEVQSLRDQTKTNEQRLLDMQQKFLETKDEVIKQIQRVTDDRERVNKQLETLQADNDFLSGRYLATSQEIDNQYINLPNTVVELQELMLRQQSELIQARVSSEYERQKCTSTEDEIQILRAQLEEANNDRRAYKRKVQLDIKSLQDRVTEHLVTVQAYETAKTQLERKETELNKQLSECRVEIIELQEANEKYAKTNADYKTKIKTLQEELSTMETVQKDFVKLSQTLQMSLEELRHADTEVRWQDDDDVNNCPTCNAYFTVMVRKIHCRHCGHIYCDKCLTKTVPSGPRKRVTRVCDICHTLLTPNTAPYFSQGQPPQQQQGQQQQQSN encoded by the exons ATGGAAGAAAACGAGACCAGGACGGAGGCCAGAGAACCCACGGACCTGGCCAATG GCGAGGATGACGCGACCAGCCAGCACAAATTTAGTCACCTGCAGAATGAGATGCGCAAAATGCAGAACGAGTTCAACACGCAGCGGGCCAAGATGCGGGAGCTCTACATGCAGAAGGAGGCGGAGGTCAGTCAGAGCCAGCTGGAGCGCCGCCAGCTGCAGGCGGAGCTGGACGAGCTGAAGACCAAGTGCGTGGTGGCGGACCTCAAGTCCCAGAACGAGTTGCAGATGAAGGACATCAAGGCGCAGGAGGAGATCTCCTCGCTGCAGCAGCTGGTGCAGGACACCATCGAGGAGTCCGCCCACTACAAAGGCGAGCTGGAGCATCTCAAGCTTGAGCTTGCCAAGTACCAGCAAACGCATACGCAGGCTCATCAACATCCACCTCAGCCGGAATCCTCGGGCGGCATAGCGCCGCAGGTCTTGAGTCAGGTCAAGAAGACGCTGGGCTCCGTGCGCAAACTGGGCACAGACTCGCTCAACAGCAGCTTTCAGCAGGAGGAGGACACCCGGGCATCGAGCAAAGGCAATGGCAAGCAATTC GCTTCCGAGGAGGTGGAGATGATGCACTCCATCGTTGAGCAGCTGCAGGAGGAGATGAAGGCCCTCAAGGTGAAGCTGCGCGAACAGGACGAGCAACTGCAGGCCAAGTCGGCGACCGAAGAATCCGCCCTGCACAAGTCCACGTCCATGGATGTGGCTGAGGGTCACTGTGAATCCTGCAGCTCGGCAGAGAAGAAGACGGATGAGCTCAATGCACACATAAACAAGCAACAGAAGCAGGTGGACTTGCTGCAAAAGCAGCTGGTGGAATCTCGGGAGACCCTGGCCAAGGAGGCGGCGCTGCGCAAGGATCTGGAGGACCAGTGGCAGGAGAAGCGAGAGGCCCACAAAAGCGAAGTACAAAGCCTGCGCGACCAGACGAAAACCAACGAGCAGCGTCTACTGGACATGCAGCAAAAGTTTCTCGAGACCAAGGACGAGGTCATAAAGCAGATCCAGCGCGTCACCGACGACCGGGAGCGGGTCAACAAGCAGTTGGAGACGTTGCAGGCCGACAACGACTTCCTGTCTGGGCGCTATTTGGCCACGTCCCAAGAGATTGACAACCAGTATATCAACCTGCCAAACACGGTCGTCGAGCTCCAGGAGCTGATGCTGCGGCAGCAAAGCGAGCTGATCCAGGCACGAGTCAGCAGCGAGTACGAGCGCCAAAAGTGCACCAGCACTGAGGATGAGATTCAGATCTTGCGGGCCCAGCTGGAGGAGGCCAACAACGATCGGCGGGCCTACAAGCGCAAGGTGCAACTAGATATTAAGTCACTGCA GGACCGGGTGACGGAGCACTTGGTCACGGTGCAGGCGTACGAGACGGCCAAAACCCAACTCGAGCGCAAAGAGACTGAGCTCAATAAGCAGCTGTCCGAGTGTCGCGTGGAGATCATTGAACTGCAAGAGGCCAAT GAGAAGTACGCCAAGACAAACGCGGACTACAAGACGAAGATAAAAACACTACAGGAGGAACTGTCTACCATGGAGACGGTTCAGAAGGATTTCGTCAAACTATCTCAAACTCTTCAG ATGTCGTTGGAGGAGCTGCGGCATGCCGATACGGAGGTGCGCTGGCAGGATGACGATGACGTGAACAACTGCCCCACGTGCAACGCCTACTTCACGGTCATGGTGCGCAAGATCCATTGCCGGCACTGCGGCCACATCTACTGCGATAAGTGTCTAACGAAAACGGTGCCATCGGGACCCCGGAAGCGAGTGACCCGAGTCTGTGATATCTGTCACACGCTGCTCACGCCGAACACCGCTCCCTACTTCAGTCAGGGACAgccgccgcagcagcagcaaggccagcagcagcagcagtccaACTAG
- the LOC119551644 gene encoding trehalase isoform X1: MSKLYIVGLLLVSWSCLAAISQAKSFGFDLSTDNDNAIANYEDDDDKFPSCEIYCTGPLLHTIQTANPKLFADSKTFVDMKLNNSPDKTLADFEALMQAKNQTPTSEDLKKFVDEYFSPKGTELEAWTPTDWKENPSFLDLISDPDLKQWGVELNNIWKILGRKMKDEVSKNPEYYSIIPVPNPVIIPGGRFIEFYYWDSYWIIRGLLYSQMHTTARGMIQNFLSIVNRFGFIPNGGRVYYHGRSQPPLLTGMVKSYVDFTNDDKFAIDALDTLEHEFEFFTNNHSVTVKNHTLCVYRDSSAGPRPESYREDVETGEEFATEEEKELHWSELKAAAESGMDFSSRWFISKDGTNDGNLTNLCTSSIVPVDLNALLYWNAKLIAEFHSKAGNIKKVTEYETKAEKILQGIQEVLWNEEAGVWLDYDMKNEKPRDYFVPTNLSPLWVKAYNISESEKISASVMAYIEKNKLDTFPGGVPNTLSYTNEQWDAPNVWAPMQYILVEGLNNLNTPEAKNMSMKWATKWVKSNFKAFSKDRHMYEKYNADQFGVGGGGGEYEVQTGFGWSNGVIIEWLSKHGRDISTGAAGGGGAAATRVMSVVGVAAVTIVALIAGRFLWQSWFK, translated from the exons ATGTCCAAGTTATATATCGTCGGTCTGCTCCTTGTGAGCTGGAGTTGCCTGGCAGCTATCTCCCAGGCAAAGTCCTTTGGTTTTGATCTCAGCACCGACAATGATAATGCCATTGCCAATTACGAGGATGATGATGACAAATTTCCAAGTTG TGAAATCTACTGCACGGGACCCCTATTGCACACTATCCAAACGGCCAACCCAAAACTGTTTGCTGATTCCAAGACATTTGTAGACATGAAACTGAATAACTCGCCCGATAAGACCCTAGCGGATTTTGAAGCTTTGATGCAGGCCAAAAACCAGACACCCACTAGTGAAGATCTTAAGAAGTTTGTTGAC GAATACTTTAGCCCCAAAGGCACCGAACTGGAAGCGTGGACGCCCACGGATTGGAAGGAGAACCCCAGCTTCCTCGATCTAATTTCTGACCCCGACCTAAAGCAGTGGGGCGTAGAGCTGAATAACATTTGGAAGATTTTGGGGCGCAAAATGAAGGACGAAGTATCGAAGAATCCCGAATACTACTCGATCATCCCAGTGCCCAATCCTGTGATCATTCCCGGCGGTCGCTTTATCGAGTTTTACTACTGGGACTCCTACTGGATCATCAGGGGACTCCTCTACAGCCAGATGCATACCACCGCCCGCGGCATGATTCAGAACTTCCTGTCCATTGTTAATCGGTTCGGCTTTATCCCTAACGGCGGACGAGTTTACTACCATGGTCGCTCTCAGCCACCACTTCTTACCGGAATGGTCAAGTCATACGTGGACTTCACCAACGATGACAAGTTCGCCATTGATGCCCTGGATACATTGGAGCACGAGTTCGAGTTCTTTACGAACAATCACAGTGTCACCGTGAAGAATCACACCCTGTGCGTCTACCGCGACTCGTCTGCGGGTCCGCGTCCAGAGTCCTACAGAGAGGATGTGGAGACGGGCGAGGAGTTCGCCACTGAGGAGGAGAAGGAGCTCCATTGGAGTGAGCTCAAGGCGGCGGCCGAGTCGGGCATGGACTTTAGCTCACGCTGGTTCATCTCGAAAGATGGCACAAATGATGGAAATCTCACCAATCTATGCACCAGTTCCATTGTACCCGTCGACCTGAATGCCCTTCTCTACTGGAACGCCAAGTTGATAGCCGAGTTCCACTCGAAAGCTGGTAACATCAAGAAGGTGACCGAGTACGAGACTAAGGCCGAGAAGATCCTTCAG GGCATCCAAGAAGTGCTGTGGAACGAGGAGGCCGGTGTCTGGTTGGACTACGACATGAAGAACGAGAAGCCGCGAGATTACTTCGTGCCCACCAATCTCTCACCGCTGTGGGTTAAGGCCTACAACATTTCCGAGTCCGAAAAGATCTCGGCTTCCGTTATGGCCTACATTGAGAAGAACAAGCTGGACACATTCCCTGGCGGAGTTCCCAACACGTTGAGCTACACCAATGAGCAGTGGGATGCGCCCAATGTGTGGGCTCCGATGCAGTACATCCTGGTCGAGGGTCTGAATAACCTAAACACTCCCGAGGCCAAGAATATGTCGATGAAGTGGGCGACAAAGTGGGTTAAATCCAACTTTAAGGCTTTTAGCAAGGATAGGCATATGTACGAGAAG TACAACGCCGATCAGTTTGGTGTGGGAGGCGGCGGAGGCGAGTACGAGGTGCAGACGGGATTCGGATGGTCCAACGGGGTGATCATCGAGTGGCTCAGCAAGCACGGACGCGACATTTCAACCGGTGCAGCCGGCGGAGGCGGCGCAGCAG CTACCCGGGTGATgagcgttgtgggcgtggcagctgTGACCATAGTAGCTCTGATAGCAGGCCGTTTTCTATG GCAAAGTTGGTTCAAGTAA
- the LOC119551644 gene encoding trehalase isoform X3 — MANPVNPSNNHKMNGNGEIYCTGPLLHTIQTANPKLFADSKTFVDMKLNNSPDKTLADFEALMQAKNQTPTSEDLKKFVDEYFSPKGTELEAWTPTDWKENPSFLDLISDPDLKQWGVELNNIWKILGRKMKDEVSKNPEYYSIIPVPNPVIIPGGRFIEFYYWDSYWIIRGLLYSQMHTTARGMIQNFLSIVNRFGFIPNGGRVYYHGRSQPPLLTGMVKSYVDFTNDDKFAIDALDTLEHEFEFFTNNHSVTVKNHTLCVYRDSSAGPRPESYREDVETGEEFATEEEKELHWSELKAAAESGMDFSSRWFISKDGTNDGNLTNLCTSSIVPVDLNALLYWNAKLIAEFHSKAGNIKKVTEYETKAEKILQGIQEVLWNEEAGVWLDYDMKNEKPRDYFVPTNLSPLWVKAYNISESEKISASVMAYIEKNKLDTFPGGVPNTLSYTNEQWDAPNVWAPMQYILVEGLNNLNTPEAKNMSMKWATKWVKSNFKAFSKDRHMYEKYNADQFGVGGGGGEYEVQTGFGWSNGVIIEWLSKHGRDISTGAAGGGGAAATRVMSVVGVAAVTIVALIAGRFLWQSWFK; from the exons ATGGCCAATCCAGTAAATCCCTCGAACAACCACAAAATGAACGGAAACGG TGAAATCTACTGCACGGGACCCCTATTGCACACTATCCAAACGGCCAACCCAAAACTGTTTGCTGATTCCAAGACATTTGTAGACATGAAACTGAATAACTCGCCCGATAAGACCCTAGCGGATTTTGAAGCTTTGATGCAGGCCAAAAACCAGACACCCACTAGTGAAGATCTTAAGAAGTTTGTTGAC GAATACTTTAGCCCCAAAGGCACCGAACTGGAAGCGTGGACGCCCACGGATTGGAAGGAGAACCCCAGCTTCCTCGATCTAATTTCTGACCCCGACCTAAAGCAGTGGGGCGTAGAGCTGAATAACATTTGGAAGATTTTGGGGCGCAAAATGAAGGACGAAGTATCGAAGAATCCCGAATACTACTCGATCATCCCAGTGCCCAATCCTGTGATCATTCCCGGCGGTCGCTTTATCGAGTTTTACTACTGGGACTCCTACTGGATCATCAGGGGACTCCTCTACAGCCAGATGCATACCACCGCCCGCGGCATGATTCAGAACTTCCTGTCCATTGTTAATCGGTTCGGCTTTATCCCTAACGGCGGACGAGTTTACTACCATGGTCGCTCTCAGCCACCACTTCTTACCGGAATGGTCAAGTCATACGTGGACTTCACCAACGATGACAAGTTCGCCATTGATGCCCTGGATACATTGGAGCACGAGTTCGAGTTCTTTACGAACAATCACAGTGTCACCGTGAAGAATCACACCCTGTGCGTCTACCGCGACTCGTCTGCGGGTCCGCGTCCAGAGTCCTACAGAGAGGATGTGGAGACGGGCGAGGAGTTCGCCACTGAGGAGGAGAAGGAGCTCCATTGGAGTGAGCTCAAGGCGGCGGCCGAGTCGGGCATGGACTTTAGCTCACGCTGGTTCATCTCGAAAGATGGCACAAATGATGGAAATCTCACCAATCTATGCACCAGTTCCATTGTACCCGTCGACCTGAATGCCCTTCTCTACTGGAACGCCAAGTTGATAGCCGAGTTCCACTCGAAAGCTGGTAACATCAAGAAGGTGACCGAGTACGAGACTAAGGCCGAGAAGATCCTTCAG GGCATCCAAGAAGTGCTGTGGAACGAGGAGGCCGGTGTCTGGTTGGACTACGACATGAAGAACGAGAAGCCGCGAGATTACTTCGTGCCCACCAATCTCTCACCGCTGTGGGTTAAGGCCTACAACATTTCCGAGTCCGAAAAGATCTCGGCTTCCGTTATGGCCTACATTGAGAAGAACAAGCTGGACACATTCCCTGGCGGAGTTCCCAACACGTTGAGCTACACCAATGAGCAGTGGGATGCGCCCAATGTGTGGGCTCCGATGCAGTACATCCTGGTCGAGGGTCTGAATAACCTAAACACTCCCGAGGCCAAGAATATGTCGATGAAGTGGGCGACAAAGTGGGTTAAATCCAACTTTAAGGCTTTTAGCAAGGATAGGCATATGTACGAGAAG TACAACGCCGATCAGTTTGGTGTGGGAGGCGGCGGAGGCGAGTACGAGGTGCAGACGGGATTCGGATGGTCCAACGGGGTGATCATCGAGTGGCTCAGCAAGCACGGACGCGACATTTCAACCGGTGCAGCCGGCGGAGGCGGCGCAGCAG CTACCCGGGTGATgagcgttgtgggcgtggcagctgTGACCATAGTAGCTCTGATAGCAGGCCGTTTTCTATG GCAAAGTTGGTTCAAGTAA
- the LOC119551644 gene encoding trehalase isoform X2, with protein sequence MSKLYIVGLLLVSWSCLAAISQAKSFGFDLSTDNDNAIANYEDDDDKFPSCEIYCTGPLLHTIQTANPKLFADSKTFVDMKLNNSPDKTLADFEALMQAKNQTPTSEDLKKFVDEYFSPKGTELEAWTPTDWKENPSFLDLISDPDLKQWGVELNNIWKILGRKMKDEVSKNPEYYSIIPVPNPVIIPGGRFIEFYYWDSYWIIRGLLYSQMHTTARGMIQNFLSIVNRFGFIPNGGRVYYHGRSQPPLLTGMVKSYVDFTNDDKFAIDALDTLEHEFEFFTNNHSVTVKNHTLCVYRDSSAGPRPESYREDVETGEEFATEEEKELHWSELKAAAESGMDFSSRWFISKDGTNDGNLTNLCTSSIVPVDLNALLYWNAKLIAEFHSKAGNIKKVTEYETKAEKILQGIQEVLWNEEAGVWLDYDMKNEKPRDYFVPTNLSPLWVKAYNISESEKISASVMAYIEKNKLDTFPGGVPNTLSYTNEQWDAPNVWAPMQYILVEGLNNLNTPEAKNMSMKWATKWVKSNFKAFSKDRHMYEKYNADQFGVGGGGGEYEVQTGFGWSNGVIIEWLSKHGRDISTGAAGGGGAAATRVMSVVGVAAVTIVALIAGRFLW encoded by the exons ATGTCCAAGTTATATATCGTCGGTCTGCTCCTTGTGAGCTGGAGTTGCCTGGCAGCTATCTCCCAGGCAAAGTCCTTTGGTTTTGATCTCAGCACCGACAATGATAATGCCATTGCCAATTACGAGGATGATGATGACAAATTTCCAAGTTG TGAAATCTACTGCACGGGACCCCTATTGCACACTATCCAAACGGCCAACCCAAAACTGTTTGCTGATTCCAAGACATTTGTAGACATGAAACTGAATAACTCGCCCGATAAGACCCTAGCGGATTTTGAAGCTTTGATGCAGGCCAAAAACCAGACACCCACTAGTGAAGATCTTAAGAAGTTTGTTGAC GAATACTTTAGCCCCAAAGGCACCGAACTGGAAGCGTGGACGCCCACGGATTGGAAGGAGAACCCCAGCTTCCTCGATCTAATTTCTGACCCCGACCTAAAGCAGTGGGGCGTAGAGCTGAATAACATTTGGAAGATTTTGGGGCGCAAAATGAAGGACGAAGTATCGAAGAATCCCGAATACTACTCGATCATCCCAGTGCCCAATCCTGTGATCATTCCCGGCGGTCGCTTTATCGAGTTTTACTACTGGGACTCCTACTGGATCATCAGGGGACTCCTCTACAGCCAGATGCATACCACCGCCCGCGGCATGATTCAGAACTTCCTGTCCATTGTTAATCGGTTCGGCTTTATCCCTAACGGCGGACGAGTTTACTACCATGGTCGCTCTCAGCCACCACTTCTTACCGGAATGGTCAAGTCATACGTGGACTTCACCAACGATGACAAGTTCGCCATTGATGCCCTGGATACATTGGAGCACGAGTTCGAGTTCTTTACGAACAATCACAGTGTCACCGTGAAGAATCACACCCTGTGCGTCTACCGCGACTCGTCTGCGGGTCCGCGTCCAGAGTCCTACAGAGAGGATGTGGAGACGGGCGAGGAGTTCGCCACTGAGGAGGAGAAGGAGCTCCATTGGAGTGAGCTCAAGGCGGCGGCCGAGTCGGGCATGGACTTTAGCTCACGCTGGTTCATCTCGAAAGATGGCACAAATGATGGAAATCTCACCAATCTATGCACCAGTTCCATTGTACCCGTCGACCTGAATGCCCTTCTCTACTGGAACGCCAAGTTGATAGCCGAGTTCCACTCGAAAGCTGGTAACATCAAGAAGGTGACCGAGTACGAGACTAAGGCCGAGAAGATCCTTCAG GGCATCCAAGAAGTGCTGTGGAACGAGGAGGCCGGTGTCTGGTTGGACTACGACATGAAGAACGAGAAGCCGCGAGATTACTTCGTGCCCACCAATCTCTCACCGCTGTGGGTTAAGGCCTACAACATTTCCGAGTCCGAAAAGATCTCGGCTTCCGTTATGGCCTACATTGAGAAGAACAAGCTGGACACATTCCCTGGCGGAGTTCCCAACACGTTGAGCTACACCAATGAGCAGTGGGATGCGCCCAATGTGTGGGCTCCGATGCAGTACATCCTGGTCGAGGGTCTGAATAACCTAAACACTCCCGAGGCCAAGAATATGTCGATGAAGTGGGCGACAAAGTGGGTTAAATCCAACTTTAAGGCTTTTAGCAAGGATAGGCATATGTACGAGAAG TACAACGCCGATCAGTTTGGTGTGGGAGGCGGCGGAGGCGAGTACGAGGTGCAGACGGGATTCGGATGGTCCAACGGGGTGATCATCGAGTGGCTCAGCAAGCACGGACGCGACATTTCAACCGGTGCAGCCGGCGGAGGCGGCGCAGCAG CTACCCGGGTGATgagcgttgtgggcgtggcagctgTGACCATAGTAGCTCTGATAGCAGGCCGTTTTCTATGGTGA